AAAAACAACACATATTTTGTGAAAGATTTccccattttttgaccagctctaataactGCTATCTTCCCagacaaaaaaaagaaagaacccCTTCCACTGTCCCCTTACATTCAAGGCCCCACTTCCCCACACtccaaataagcaatttttcCTCTGTCAGTGCGATGAAGCCTTGAACACTGACATGTGAGGTCCAACAGCTGGCACCCAGAGATGGTCAAACTATTGCTAGATGAGGGCCTGCAAACATCTGGATCTCAAGGAAATGGGACAGTTGATCACTAGACAACCCATTAAAACCAACAGACCCCTAGAATCAGGTATGACAAACCATCTTTGGTTTTCTATGGTAGTATATAACATCATCCACTGATCAGATCACGGGGGCAATCAATACACACTTGTAAGCATGAAATGGTTCCAACTTTGCAAATGTGCATTTGTGTCTCCCCACATAAACAAAATAATGTGGGTTTCTTTAATTGGTAAGGACCATAATTTCAACATACCATGATTCATAACTGCTGAGCTAAAATGGACGTCACATGAACAAGCTTCCCCTCATCCTCCAGAATTCTCTAATGCCTTTCTTTAATGCATATGTGGCACAGTGCTTACATTCCTCTGGAGTAAATCCAACTAAGGCTGTCCTGGCAGTATTTATCCCAAAGTCGCTGGCCAAttttttaatttgagcctctatagATTGAGGAGATACATACGAAAAAGTCTTCCCAAGAACACAGTATGAAATGTAGCCAGAGTCTTCATGTGCAGTCATTGTATTGTCTTGATCTTCAAAGCTCTCCACATTACAAGCTATCTCAATTTTCTTGTGGGGAAAAGCCATAGTCTGTACACCCTTTAAACCACGTGTATTGCTGCCTCGGATAGCACGTGCTATATCTTTTCCTATAGCCAGGTCTTGAGTGTCTATAGTCACATTGCAATTCATCACATAGGGGCTGGCTCCAACACCTATAACCAGCAGAAAAACAGATTAATCAATTAGAACAATCCTCCTTATGAATTCCTGTGACTTTACCTCTGCATCTATTTTCACATTTATAATGATCTGAGGCCAGATTCTGGCCTTGAATGTGCCCCAGTGattccaactgacttcagtgagagctctGCAGGCACATTTGAGGCCAGATCGTGCCCTCTAAGCAATTATTTTAAACTCATTTTATCTTTGTAATTCTATGCTCCTTGATTTTAATTCTGTGCTTAAGCTTTTCCTTTTATTCTCCAGCCCAAAAACATTTCTTTTGTTCTGCTCCCTTACCCCAATGCCTGCAAAAGTAGAAATCCCTTTGCAAGTACAGAGAAACAGGCTTATTAAAACTAAACTAGGCACATTTTATGCTTCCCCACCACTCCCACATTCTGAAGGAATATTTCAGCTCCTAATGATGGGTCCCTGGGTCTAACTCTTGGGAATTCTGCATGAATGAATTAGATTAGAGTTGATTTTATCAATATTAAATTTCCCTCCTTCCAAAATGCAATGGATCAAACATTTATCCCAAACTCTTGCAGAAAGTAAATTAATTCAGAAAAGAAATGGAAtatatatttcctttttttgCCTGGTTAGAAATAGGTTGATGTTTTTTAGCTGCTGCTCTTACAGAGAAAATGTAAACTGTGGATCAATGCTTGATGAAATCTCTCAACTTTGAAAAGGCAATATACACCTTCCCCTAGTCAGCGACCACTACAAGCTATTTTGGCACCCACATTGTTTCAGGGTCCCAGGGTTATTCCTCACAGTTGTTCTGGATGCCATGCTTAACTACTGACTGGAGAAACAGGCAACCTATTTTAAGGCTACTGCACAATCAAACATCTGCTAAGGGATATGGAAACTAACCCATATATACATCTTTCCTTGCCCTAAACAATAGGAGAACATCTCCTTCCTGATAGTCCCTGCTGGCCCATGGAACAAGAATCTTTGGGTCGTCTCCAAAGTCGTATCACACCTGAGGATGAGTGCAAAGCACCATCCAGGAGAAAAGAGGACTATCAGCTGAACCTAACATTTTAATTTTCCCATCATCCCACCATACACACACTTACACTTCAGTGTATATTACAGCACAGGACTAGAATGCAAGATCCTACTTGTGCCTAATCTCAGATCAGATCAAGATTCattgtgtgtgaccttggataagGGCAATTTGTGTGTCACACAGTGTGTGATTTTAGATACTGTGTAGGACCTGGGGACCCCTTATGACCATGCCTCCCATTTAAGCCCCTTGTGCCTCAACCAACCTTGCTAAAATTgagcataaaacaaaacaaaacaaaaaagtaagaCTTCACTACAAACATGATCATTCATATGCATTTTGCTGGTTAACTATATTACAAAATAATGAAGCACTAATTCAACAAATTAAAAATAGCATACTAGTTTAAAGCAAAAATTGTAAATACCCGaaaaatggcttttaaaatgATGAGTAAGTTTGCATTCATCCACTGACActgctgtttcactcccttcttTTCAACTTTTGCAGTGGGCTAGAATTTTATTTTGTTCCACTTCATATTTACTGCAATTTTCAAATATAATGCAACAAACATCCTTGGCATTTACTTTACATGTCCTAATGACCAGGCACTATATGCCTGAATGGCACTTGCGTGGATCCTGACTATGTTTAGTTG
This region of Mauremys mutica isolate MM-2020 ecotype Southern chromosome 10, ASM2049712v1, whole genome shotgun sequence genomic DNA includes:
- the FTCDNL1 gene encoding formiminotransferase N-terminal subdomain-containing protein isoform X4, with protein sequence MEQGKDQRERAERGWRYACAQRVKMSSTKVGFRLAACLLNISEARKKDIVEKIAKAALYDDNGQKHSQATVLNIFSDYDYNRSVITIAAPIDVLGNYVIAACTEAFRSIDMAIQEGIHPCLGAVDLVPIYPLLDVGVEECGNVAQSVGASPYVMNCNVTIDTQDLAIGKDIARAIRGSNTRGLKGVQTMAFPHKKIEIACNVESFEDQDNTMTAHEDSGYISYCVLGKTFSYVSPQSIEAQIKKLASDFGINTARTALVGFTPEECKHCATYALKKGIREFWRMRGSLFM
- the FTCDNL1 gene encoding formiminotransferase N-terminal subdomain-containing protein isoform X5 translates to MCCLDPGQRVKMSSTKVGFRLAACLLNISEARKKDIVEKIAKAALYDDNGQKHSQATVLNIFSDYDYNRSVITIAAPIDVLGNYVIAACTEAFRSIDMAIQEGIHPCLGAVDLVPIYPLLDVGVEECGNVAQSVGASPYVMNCNVTIDTQDLAIGKDIARAIRGSNTRGLKGVQTMAFPHKKIEIACNVESFEDQDNTMTAHEDSGYISYCVLGKTFSYVSPQSIEAQIKKLASDFGINTARTALVGFTPEECKHCATYALKKGIREFWRMRGSLFM
- the FTCDNL1 gene encoding formiminotransferase N-terminal subdomain-containing protein isoform X6, which produces MRVKMSSTKVGFRLAACLLNISEARKKDIVEKIAKAALYDDNGQKHSQATVLNIFSDYDYNRSVITIAAPIDVLGNYVIAACTEAFRSIDMAIQEGIHPCLGAVDLVPIYPLLDVGVEECGNVAQSVGASPYVMNCNVTIDTQDLAIGKDIARAIRGSNTRGLKGVQTMAFPHKKIEIACNVESFEDQDNTMTAHEDSGYISYCVLGKTFSYVSPQSIEAQIKKLASDFGINTARTALVGFTPEECKHCATYALKKGIREFWRMRGSLFM
- the FTCDNL1 gene encoding formiminotransferase N-terminal subdomain-containing protein isoform X7 yields the protein MSSTKVGFRLAACLLNISEARKKDIVEKIAKAALYDDNGQKHSQATVLNIFSDYDYNRSVITIAAPIDVLGNYVIAACTEAFRSIDMAIQEGIHPCLGAVDLVPIYPLLDVGVEECGNVAQSVGASPYVMNCNVTIDTQDLAIGKDIARAIRGSNTRGLKGVQTMAFPHKKIEIACNVESFEDQDNTMTAHEDSGYISYCVLGKTFSYVSPQSIEAQIKKLASDFGINTARTALVGFTPEECKHCATYALKKGIREFWRMRGSLFM